The following coding sequences lie in one Carassius gibelio isolate Cgi1373 ecotype wild population from Czech Republic chromosome A17, carGib1.2-hapl.c, whole genome shotgun sequence genomic window:
- the LOC127933363 gene encoding wings apart-like protein homolog isoform X3: MTSRFSKTYTRKGGEASSKFDEVFSNKKATLSTKWGETTYKAQLGVKRPSFKPEVPELTKRPRFDDDDSSEDPFGFDSDEESKTVTFRGTPQSETGSDAAGSGNEQLKAQTEKLSHGTAVTAVGTSTLGSSPNISTGVVGINSPATTYPTSLHGSAGAWSRSSVTVSKPVSQISSLKTHSRTISDWDSFGEDSPPGAGEGSSTQAGNSSDGLKSSEQCPDEPEPPVEPVDFEQLPLLKPSSDRVYRRPRNKETDSSGAGDAPVPAVTSTPASALVKSAPAGVAGSSEVKPAGRGRVRDYTVLHPSCVSVCNVTIQDSVERSVDDFASPVQADIGEAGTFRRKSDTQPSKPTRFRPAQSKSKKETKLEFFGFEENEAQDADGDATASGSTSYKIKYFGFDDLSESDSEDEDDLAAKEKKRNKKAETEALTSSVGSPQISDSQESQQSQSSLSTDSQESLDETGDTGSQKERHGKQTDRSKEIGRKIFSRPKKSPAKAVYNARHWNQPEPEEVPPSASSHTLAVPKASVSSSSKDTNSHKDDGVFKAPPPPPKVIKSVTIPTEPYQDIVTALKCRTEHKELYTVVQHVKHFNDVVEFGENQEFTDDFDYLETGLKSTQPLNTRCLSIISLATRCAMPSFRMHLRARGKVAQVFKMLSDAQQHPNLALCTASLMYILSRDRLNMDLDRSCLELMIRLLELEQDDSVADQLTAKEMSRVKQKIRKLCETVHNKHLDLENITTGHLAMETLLSLTSKRAGDWFKEELRLLGGLDHIVDKVKECVENLSREEDKESLVASLWGAERCLRVLESVTVHNPENQTYLIAYKESQLIVSSARALRHCEQMIQRYSREVSSPSSALLQSSHSNVGKAVEDCMRAVIGVLLNLTHDNEWGSTKTGEQDGLIQTALDSVLKVPRYLPQEQRFDIRVLGLGLLINLVEYSARNRHCLVEMDLDFSYMIKMEVHVKSENDVKTEGEEESKADGQKTNQTECEKGPATVKSSNALAALVQLFLEREQAAVLAEAQTDDLISEAPKSQADQSGEWKETSGEIQWVASETNDTNDKKEEEEEELDLNKALQHAGKHMEDSIVASYSALLLGCLCQESPMNVKIVRENLPKGDFSIMTEMLKKFLNFMNLTNGWKLLKGLQEKKKKKKN, from the exons ATGACGTCCAGATTTAGTAAAACATATACACGGAAGGGAGGAGAGGCCAGCTCGAAGTTTGATGAGGTGTTTTCTAATAAGAAAGCTACGCTTAGCACCAAATGGGGAGAGACCACCTATAAGGCACAGTTGGGGGTCAAACGGCCCTCGTTCAAGCCAGAGGTTCCTGAGCTGACTAAACGACCCCGCTTTGATGATGACGACAGCTCAGAGGACCCCTTTGGCTTTGATAGTGATGAAGAATCCAAAACGGTCACATTCAGAGGTACTCCACAATCTGAGACTGGCTCAGATGCAGCAGGATCCGGGAACGAGCAGCTGAAGGCCCAGACAGAAAAGCTCAGTCACGGCACAGCGGTGACTGCTGTGGGTACTTCCACCTTGGGCAGCAGCCCAAACATCAGCACCGGGGTGGTTGGTATTAATAGCCCAG cTACAACATATCCAACCTCATTGCATGGCAGTGCAGGAGCCTGGAGCAGATCCAGTGTGACCGTAAGCAAACCAGTCTCCCAGATCTCCAGCTTAAAAACCCACAGTAGAACCATCTCTGACTGGGACTCTTTCGGGGAGGACTCTCCTCCAGGGGCCGGCGAGGGGAGTTCTACCCAGGCTGGAAACTCTTCAGATGGGCTCAAGAGCTCAGAACAGTGCCCTGATGAACCTGAACCTCCAGTGGAACCTGTTGACTTTGAGCAGCTTCCTCTTCTTAAACCATCCAGCGACAGAGTGTACCGACGGCCACGGAATAAAGAGACGGATAGTTCTGGAGCCGGTGATGCACCAGTTCCTGCTGTGACTTCAACACCAGCCTCTGCGCTGGTGAAGAGTGCCCCTGCAGGGGTTGCTGGGAGTTCAGAGGTCAAGCCCGCAGGTCGGGGCCGTGTGAGGGACTACACGGTTCTTCACCCGTCCTGTGTGTCCGTGTGTAACGTGACTATCCAGGATTCAGTAGAAAGGAGCGTGGATGATTTTGCCAGCCCAGTGCAAGCTGACATAGGAGAGGCAGGAACCTTCCGGAGGAAATCCGACACACAACCTTCCAAACCTACGAG GTTCAGACCTGctcaaagtaaaagtaaaaaggaGACAAAACTGGAGTTTTTTGGCTTTGAGGAGAATGAGGCTCAGGACGCAGATGGAGACGCCACTGCATCCGGCAGCACCAGCTACAAGATCAAATACTTTGGTTTTGACGACCTGAGTGAGAGTGATAGTGAGGATGAAGACGACTTAGCTGCTAAAGAGAAAAAGAGGAATAAGAAAGCAGAGACGGAAGCTTTGACAAGCAGCGTGGGCAGTCCCCAGATCAGCGACTCGCAAGAGAGTCAACAGAGTCAAAGCAGCCTAAGTACag attCTCAGGAGTCGCTGGATGAGACAGGAGATACAGGCTCACAGAAGGAACGACATGGAAAGCAAACCGACAGATCAAAGGAGATCGGACGCAAGATCTTCAGCAGGCCAAAAAAA tCTCCTGCTAAAGCCGTTTATAACGCTCGTCACTGGAATCAACCCGAGCCGGAGGAAGTGCCGCCTTCTGCTTCCTCTCATACTTTGGCTGTACCT aagGCCAGTGTGTCCAGCAGCAGCAAAGACACAAACTCTCATAAAGATGATGGAGTGTTTAAAGCTCCACCCCCTCCACCCAAAGTCATTAAGTCTGTCACTATCCCCACTGAGCCATACCAGGACATCGTCACTGCACTAAAATGCAGGACGGAGCACAAGGAG TTGTACACGGTGGTCCAACATGTGAAGCACTTTAATGACGTAGTGGAGTTTGGGGAGAATCAGGAGTTCACTGATGACTTTGATTATCTGGAGACGGGCTTGAAGAGCACACAACCCCTCAACACACGCTGCCTTAG TATAATCAGTCTGGCCACACGCTGTGCCATGCCCAGCTTCCGCATGCACCTGAGGGCCAGAGGGAAGGTGGCCCAGGTCTTTAAGATGCTCAGTGATGCCCAACAACACCCG AACCTGGCTCTTTGCACAGCATCTCTAATGTACATACTGAGCCGAGACCGGCTAAATATGGACCTGGACCGGTCCTGTCTGGAGCTGATGATCAGGCTGCTGGAACTAGAGCAGGATGACTCCGTAGCAGACCAGTTAACAGCTAAAGAGATGAGCCGGGTTAAACAGAAGATCCGCAAACTCTGCGAAACAGTCCACAACAAACATCTGGACCTAGAAAACATCACA ACTGGACACTTAGCGATGGAGACATTACTGTCACTGACATCGAAGCGAGCCGGAGACTGGTTTAAGGAAGAACTGCGCTTACTTGGGGGTCTGGACCACATTGTAGATAAAG TGAAAGAGTGTGTTGAGAACTTGAGTAGAGAAGAAGATAAAGAGAGTCTGGTGGCGTCACTTTGGGGAGCAGAGCGCTGTTTACGAGTTCTGGAGAGT GTGACAGTCCATAATCCTGAGAACCAGACTTATCTGATCGCCTACAAGGAGTCCCAGCTCATCGTATCCTCAGCAAG ggcccTGCGGCATTGTGAGCAGATGATACAGCGCTACAGCCGAGAGGTCTCTTCACCGAGCTCCGCCCTCCTGCAGAGTAGTCATAGCAACGTGGGCAAGGCCGTGGAGGATTGTATGAGAGCTGTTATCGGAGTTCTGCTCAACCTCACACATGATAACG agtggGGCAGCACTAAAACAGGTGAGCAGGATGGCCTCATACAGACAGCTCTGGACTCTGTTCTGAAGGTCCCACGCTATTTGCCTCAGGAGCAGAGATTCGACATCCGTGTCCTG GGTCTGGGTCTGCTGATAAATCTGGTGGAGTACAGTGCCAGAAACAGACACTGTCTGGTGGAGATGGACCTGGACTTTAGCTACATGATCAAGATGGAGGTACACGTGAAGTCGGAGAATGACGTGAAAACGGAAGGAGAGGAGGAGAGTAAGGCGGACGGACAAAAAACGAATCAAACCGAGTGCGAGAAGGGACCCGCGACAGTAAAGTCATCAAACGCGCTGGCTGCTCTAGTTCAG CTCTTTCTTGAACGGGAACAAGCAGCAGTGCTAGCTGAGGCACAGACCGATGACCTCATAAGTGAGGCGCCCAAATCTCAGGCAGACCAGAGTGGGGAGTGGAAAGAAACATCTGGAGAGATCCAGTGGGTGGCCTCGGAAACCAACGACACAAATgacaagaaagaggaggaggaagaggagcttGACCTCAATAAAG ctctgcaGCATGCTGGGAAACACATGGAGGACAGCATTGTGGCATCATACTCCGCTCTTCTTCTTGGGTGTTTATGTCAGGAGAGTCCG atgAATGTGAAAATCGTACGGGAAAACCTTCCCAAGGGAGATTTCTCTATCATGACTGAAATGCTGAAGAAATTCCTTAATTTCATGAACCTGACG AATGGCTGGAAGCTGCTGAAAGgtcttcaagaaaaaaaaaaaaaaaaaaaaaactaa
- the LOC127933363 gene encoding wings apart-like protein homolog isoform X1, whose translation MTSRFSKTYTRKGGEASSKFDEVFSNKKATLSTKWGETTYKAQLGVKRPSFKPEVPELTKRPRFDDDDSSEDPFGFDSDEESKTVTFRGTPQSETGSDAAGSGNEQLKAQTEKLSHGTAVTAVGTSTLGSSPNISTGVVGINSPATTYPTSLHGSAGAWSRSSVTVSKPVSQISSLKTHSRTISDWDSFGEDSPPGAGEGSSTQAGNSSDGLKSSEQCPDEPEPPVEPVDFEQLPLLKPSSDRVYRRPRNKETDSSGAGDAPVPAVTSTPASALVKSAPAGVAGSSEVKPAGRGRVRDYTVLHPSCVSVCNVTIQDSVERSVDDFASPVQADIGEAGTFRRKSDTQPSKPTRFRPAQSKSKKETKLEFFGFEENEAQDADGDATASGSTSYKIKYFGFDDLSESDSEDEDDLAAKEKKRNKKAETEALTSSVGSPQISDSQESQQSQSSLSTDSQESLDETGDTGSQKERHGKQTDRSKEIGRKIFSRPKKSPAKAVYNARHWNQPEPEEVPPSASSHTLAVPKASVSSSSKDTNSHKDDGVFKAPPPPPKVIKSVTIPTEPYQDIVTALKCRTEHKELYTVVQHVKHFNDVVEFGENQEFTDDFDYLETGLKSTQPLNTRCLSIISLATRCAMPSFRMHLRARGKVAQVFKMLSDAQQHPNLALCTASLMYILSRDRLNMDLDRSCLELMIRLLELEQDDSVADQLTAKEMSRVKQKIRKLCETVHNKHLDLENITTGHLAMETLLSLTSKRAGDWFKEELRLLGGLDHIVDKVKECVENLSREEDKESLVASLWGAERCLRVLESVTVHNPENQTYLIAYKESQLIVSSARALRHCEQMIQRYSREVSSPSSALLQSSHSNVGKAVEDCMRAVIGVLLNLTHDNEWGSTKTGEQDGLIQTALDSVLKVPRYLPQEQRFDIRVLGLGLLINLVEYSARNRHCLVEMDLDFSYMIKMEVHVKSENDVKTEGEEESKADGQKTNQTECEKGPATVKSSNALAALVQLFLEREQAAVLAEAQTDDLISEAPKSQADQSGEWKETSGEIQWVASETNDTNDKKEEEEEELDLNKALQHAGKHMEDSIVASYSALLLGCLCQESPMNVKIVRENLPKGDFSIMTEMLKKFLNFMNLTTFLIPSCVCLQNGWKLLKGLQEKKKKKKN comes from the exons ATGACGTCCAGATTTAGTAAAACATATACACGGAAGGGAGGAGAGGCCAGCTCGAAGTTTGATGAGGTGTTTTCTAATAAGAAAGCTACGCTTAGCACCAAATGGGGAGAGACCACCTATAAGGCACAGTTGGGGGTCAAACGGCCCTCGTTCAAGCCAGAGGTTCCTGAGCTGACTAAACGACCCCGCTTTGATGATGACGACAGCTCAGAGGACCCCTTTGGCTTTGATAGTGATGAAGAATCCAAAACGGTCACATTCAGAGGTACTCCACAATCTGAGACTGGCTCAGATGCAGCAGGATCCGGGAACGAGCAGCTGAAGGCCCAGACAGAAAAGCTCAGTCACGGCACAGCGGTGACTGCTGTGGGTACTTCCACCTTGGGCAGCAGCCCAAACATCAGCACCGGGGTGGTTGGTATTAATAGCCCAG cTACAACATATCCAACCTCATTGCATGGCAGTGCAGGAGCCTGGAGCAGATCCAGTGTGACCGTAAGCAAACCAGTCTCCCAGATCTCCAGCTTAAAAACCCACAGTAGAACCATCTCTGACTGGGACTCTTTCGGGGAGGACTCTCCTCCAGGGGCCGGCGAGGGGAGTTCTACCCAGGCTGGAAACTCTTCAGATGGGCTCAAGAGCTCAGAACAGTGCCCTGATGAACCTGAACCTCCAGTGGAACCTGTTGACTTTGAGCAGCTTCCTCTTCTTAAACCATCCAGCGACAGAGTGTACCGACGGCCACGGAATAAAGAGACGGATAGTTCTGGAGCCGGTGATGCACCAGTTCCTGCTGTGACTTCAACACCAGCCTCTGCGCTGGTGAAGAGTGCCCCTGCAGGGGTTGCTGGGAGTTCAGAGGTCAAGCCCGCAGGTCGGGGCCGTGTGAGGGACTACACGGTTCTTCACCCGTCCTGTGTGTCCGTGTGTAACGTGACTATCCAGGATTCAGTAGAAAGGAGCGTGGATGATTTTGCCAGCCCAGTGCAAGCTGACATAGGAGAGGCAGGAACCTTCCGGAGGAAATCCGACACACAACCTTCCAAACCTACGAG GTTCAGACCTGctcaaagtaaaagtaaaaaggaGACAAAACTGGAGTTTTTTGGCTTTGAGGAGAATGAGGCTCAGGACGCAGATGGAGACGCCACTGCATCCGGCAGCACCAGCTACAAGATCAAATACTTTGGTTTTGACGACCTGAGTGAGAGTGATAGTGAGGATGAAGACGACTTAGCTGCTAAAGAGAAAAAGAGGAATAAGAAAGCAGAGACGGAAGCTTTGACAAGCAGCGTGGGCAGTCCCCAGATCAGCGACTCGCAAGAGAGTCAACAGAGTCAAAGCAGCCTAAGTACag attCTCAGGAGTCGCTGGATGAGACAGGAGATACAGGCTCACAGAAGGAACGACATGGAAAGCAAACCGACAGATCAAAGGAGATCGGACGCAAGATCTTCAGCAGGCCAAAAAAA tCTCCTGCTAAAGCCGTTTATAACGCTCGTCACTGGAATCAACCCGAGCCGGAGGAAGTGCCGCCTTCTGCTTCCTCTCATACTTTGGCTGTACCT aagGCCAGTGTGTCCAGCAGCAGCAAAGACACAAACTCTCATAAAGATGATGGAGTGTTTAAAGCTCCACCCCCTCCACCCAAAGTCATTAAGTCTGTCACTATCCCCACTGAGCCATACCAGGACATCGTCACTGCACTAAAATGCAGGACGGAGCACAAGGAG TTGTACACGGTGGTCCAACATGTGAAGCACTTTAATGACGTAGTGGAGTTTGGGGAGAATCAGGAGTTCACTGATGACTTTGATTATCTGGAGACGGGCTTGAAGAGCACACAACCCCTCAACACACGCTGCCTTAG TATAATCAGTCTGGCCACACGCTGTGCCATGCCCAGCTTCCGCATGCACCTGAGGGCCAGAGGGAAGGTGGCCCAGGTCTTTAAGATGCTCAGTGATGCCCAACAACACCCG AACCTGGCTCTTTGCACAGCATCTCTAATGTACATACTGAGCCGAGACCGGCTAAATATGGACCTGGACCGGTCCTGTCTGGAGCTGATGATCAGGCTGCTGGAACTAGAGCAGGATGACTCCGTAGCAGACCAGTTAACAGCTAAAGAGATGAGCCGGGTTAAACAGAAGATCCGCAAACTCTGCGAAACAGTCCACAACAAACATCTGGACCTAGAAAACATCACA ACTGGACACTTAGCGATGGAGACATTACTGTCACTGACATCGAAGCGAGCCGGAGACTGGTTTAAGGAAGAACTGCGCTTACTTGGGGGTCTGGACCACATTGTAGATAAAG TGAAAGAGTGTGTTGAGAACTTGAGTAGAGAAGAAGATAAAGAGAGTCTGGTGGCGTCACTTTGGGGAGCAGAGCGCTGTTTACGAGTTCTGGAGAGT GTGACAGTCCATAATCCTGAGAACCAGACTTATCTGATCGCCTACAAGGAGTCCCAGCTCATCGTATCCTCAGCAAG ggcccTGCGGCATTGTGAGCAGATGATACAGCGCTACAGCCGAGAGGTCTCTTCACCGAGCTCCGCCCTCCTGCAGAGTAGTCATAGCAACGTGGGCAAGGCCGTGGAGGATTGTATGAGAGCTGTTATCGGAGTTCTGCTCAACCTCACACATGATAACG agtggGGCAGCACTAAAACAGGTGAGCAGGATGGCCTCATACAGACAGCTCTGGACTCTGTTCTGAAGGTCCCACGCTATTTGCCTCAGGAGCAGAGATTCGACATCCGTGTCCTG GGTCTGGGTCTGCTGATAAATCTGGTGGAGTACAGTGCCAGAAACAGACACTGTCTGGTGGAGATGGACCTGGACTTTAGCTACATGATCAAGATGGAGGTACACGTGAAGTCGGAGAATGACGTGAAAACGGAAGGAGAGGAGGAGAGTAAGGCGGACGGACAAAAAACGAATCAAACCGAGTGCGAGAAGGGACCCGCGACAGTAAAGTCATCAAACGCGCTGGCTGCTCTAGTTCAG CTCTTTCTTGAACGGGAACAAGCAGCAGTGCTAGCTGAGGCACAGACCGATGACCTCATAAGTGAGGCGCCCAAATCTCAGGCAGACCAGAGTGGGGAGTGGAAAGAAACATCTGGAGAGATCCAGTGGGTGGCCTCGGAAACCAACGACACAAATgacaagaaagaggaggaggaagaggagcttGACCTCAATAAAG ctctgcaGCATGCTGGGAAACACATGGAGGACAGCATTGTGGCATCATACTCCGCTCTTCTTCTTGGGTGTTTATGTCAGGAGAGTCCG atgAATGTGAAAATCGTACGGGAAAACCTTCCCAAGGGAGATTTCTCTATCATGACTGAAATGCTGAAGAAATTCCTTAATTTCATGAACCTGACG ACATTTTTAATTCCATCCTGTGTATGTCTGCAGAATGGCTGGAAGCTGCTGAAAGgtcttcaagaaaaaaaaaaaaaaaaaaaaaactaa
- the LOC127933363 gene encoding wings apart-like protein homolog isoform X2 has protein sequence MTSRFSKTYTRKGGEASSKFDEVFSNKKATLSTKWGETTYKAQLGVKRPSFKPEVPELTKRPRFDDDDSSEDPFGFDSDEESKTVTFRGTPQSETGSDAAGSGNEQLKAQTEKLSHGTAVTAVGTSTLGSSPNISTGVVGINSPATTYPTSLHGSAGAWSRSSVTVSKPVSQISSLKTHSRTISDWDSFGEDSPPGAGEGSSTQAGNSSDGLKSSEQCPDEPEPPVEPVDFEQLPLLKPSSDRVYRRPRNKETDSSGAGDAPVPAVTSTPASALVKSAPAGVAGSSEVKPAGRGRVRDYTVLHPSCVSVCNVTIQDSVERSVDDFASPVQADIGEAGTFRRKSDTQPSKPTRFRPAQSKSKKETKLEFFGFEENEAQDADGDATASGSTSYKIKYFGFDDLSESDSEDEDDLAAKEKKRNKKAETEALTSSVGSPQISDSQESQQSQSSLSTDSQESLDETGDTGSQKERHGKQTDRSKEIGRKIFSRPKKSPAKAVYNARHWNQPEPEEVPPSASSHTLAVPKASVSSSSKDTNSHKDDGVFKAPPPPPKVIKSVTIPTEPYQDIVTALKCRTEHKELYTVVQHVKHFNDVVEFGENQEFTDDFDYLETGLKSTQPLNTRCLSIISLATRCAMPSFRMHLRARGKVAQVFKMLSDAQQHPNLALCTASLMYILSRDRLNMDLDRSCLELMIRLLELEQDDSVADQLTAKEMSRVKQKIRKLCETVHNKHLDLENITTGHLAMETLLSLTSKRAGDWFKEELRLLGGLDHIVDKVKECVENLSREEDKESLVASLWGAERCLRVLESVTVHNPENQTYLIAYKESQLIVSSARALRHCEQMIQRYSREVSSPSSALLQSSHSNVGKAVEDCMRAVIGVLLNLTHDNEWGSTKTGEQDGLIQTALDSVLKVPRYLPQEQRFDIRVLGLGLLINLVEYSARNRHCLVEMDLDFSYMIKMEVHVKSENDVKTEGEEESKADGQKTNQTECEKGPATVKSSNALAALVQLFLEREQAAVLAEAQTDDLISEAPKSQADQSGEWKETSGEIQWVASETNDTNDKKEEEEEELDLNKALQHAGKHMEDSIVASYSALLLGCLCQESPMNVKIVRENLPKGDFSIMTEMLKKFLNFMNLTCSVGTTGQKSISRVIDYLEHC, from the exons ATGACGTCCAGATTTAGTAAAACATATACACGGAAGGGAGGAGAGGCCAGCTCGAAGTTTGATGAGGTGTTTTCTAATAAGAAAGCTACGCTTAGCACCAAATGGGGAGAGACCACCTATAAGGCACAGTTGGGGGTCAAACGGCCCTCGTTCAAGCCAGAGGTTCCTGAGCTGACTAAACGACCCCGCTTTGATGATGACGACAGCTCAGAGGACCCCTTTGGCTTTGATAGTGATGAAGAATCCAAAACGGTCACATTCAGAGGTACTCCACAATCTGAGACTGGCTCAGATGCAGCAGGATCCGGGAACGAGCAGCTGAAGGCCCAGACAGAAAAGCTCAGTCACGGCACAGCGGTGACTGCTGTGGGTACTTCCACCTTGGGCAGCAGCCCAAACATCAGCACCGGGGTGGTTGGTATTAATAGCCCAG cTACAACATATCCAACCTCATTGCATGGCAGTGCAGGAGCCTGGAGCAGATCCAGTGTGACCGTAAGCAAACCAGTCTCCCAGATCTCCAGCTTAAAAACCCACAGTAGAACCATCTCTGACTGGGACTCTTTCGGGGAGGACTCTCCTCCAGGGGCCGGCGAGGGGAGTTCTACCCAGGCTGGAAACTCTTCAGATGGGCTCAAGAGCTCAGAACAGTGCCCTGATGAACCTGAACCTCCAGTGGAACCTGTTGACTTTGAGCAGCTTCCTCTTCTTAAACCATCCAGCGACAGAGTGTACCGACGGCCACGGAATAAAGAGACGGATAGTTCTGGAGCCGGTGATGCACCAGTTCCTGCTGTGACTTCAACACCAGCCTCTGCGCTGGTGAAGAGTGCCCCTGCAGGGGTTGCTGGGAGTTCAGAGGTCAAGCCCGCAGGTCGGGGCCGTGTGAGGGACTACACGGTTCTTCACCCGTCCTGTGTGTCCGTGTGTAACGTGACTATCCAGGATTCAGTAGAAAGGAGCGTGGATGATTTTGCCAGCCCAGTGCAAGCTGACATAGGAGAGGCAGGAACCTTCCGGAGGAAATCCGACACACAACCTTCCAAACCTACGAG GTTCAGACCTGctcaaagtaaaagtaaaaaggaGACAAAACTGGAGTTTTTTGGCTTTGAGGAGAATGAGGCTCAGGACGCAGATGGAGACGCCACTGCATCCGGCAGCACCAGCTACAAGATCAAATACTTTGGTTTTGACGACCTGAGTGAGAGTGATAGTGAGGATGAAGACGACTTAGCTGCTAAAGAGAAAAAGAGGAATAAGAAAGCAGAGACGGAAGCTTTGACAAGCAGCGTGGGCAGTCCCCAGATCAGCGACTCGCAAGAGAGTCAACAGAGTCAAAGCAGCCTAAGTACag attCTCAGGAGTCGCTGGATGAGACAGGAGATACAGGCTCACAGAAGGAACGACATGGAAAGCAAACCGACAGATCAAAGGAGATCGGACGCAAGATCTTCAGCAGGCCAAAAAAA tCTCCTGCTAAAGCCGTTTATAACGCTCGTCACTGGAATCAACCCGAGCCGGAGGAAGTGCCGCCTTCTGCTTCCTCTCATACTTTGGCTGTACCT aagGCCAGTGTGTCCAGCAGCAGCAAAGACACAAACTCTCATAAAGATGATGGAGTGTTTAAAGCTCCACCCCCTCCACCCAAAGTCATTAAGTCTGTCACTATCCCCACTGAGCCATACCAGGACATCGTCACTGCACTAAAATGCAGGACGGAGCACAAGGAG TTGTACACGGTGGTCCAACATGTGAAGCACTTTAATGACGTAGTGGAGTTTGGGGAGAATCAGGAGTTCACTGATGACTTTGATTATCTGGAGACGGGCTTGAAGAGCACACAACCCCTCAACACACGCTGCCTTAG TATAATCAGTCTGGCCACACGCTGTGCCATGCCCAGCTTCCGCATGCACCTGAGGGCCAGAGGGAAGGTGGCCCAGGTCTTTAAGATGCTCAGTGATGCCCAACAACACCCG AACCTGGCTCTTTGCACAGCATCTCTAATGTACATACTGAGCCGAGACCGGCTAAATATGGACCTGGACCGGTCCTGTCTGGAGCTGATGATCAGGCTGCTGGAACTAGAGCAGGATGACTCCGTAGCAGACCAGTTAACAGCTAAAGAGATGAGCCGGGTTAAACAGAAGATCCGCAAACTCTGCGAAACAGTCCACAACAAACATCTGGACCTAGAAAACATCACA ACTGGACACTTAGCGATGGAGACATTACTGTCACTGACATCGAAGCGAGCCGGAGACTGGTTTAAGGAAGAACTGCGCTTACTTGGGGGTCTGGACCACATTGTAGATAAAG TGAAAGAGTGTGTTGAGAACTTGAGTAGAGAAGAAGATAAAGAGAGTCTGGTGGCGTCACTTTGGGGAGCAGAGCGCTGTTTACGAGTTCTGGAGAGT GTGACAGTCCATAATCCTGAGAACCAGACTTATCTGATCGCCTACAAGGAGTCCCAGCTCATCGTATCCTCAGCAAG ggcccTGCGGCATTGTGAGCAGATGATACAGCGCTACAGCCGAGAGGTCTCTTCACCGAGCTCCGCCCTCCTGCAGAGTAGTCATAGCAACGTGGGCAAGGCCGTGGAGGATTGTATGAGAGCTGTTATCGGAGTTCTGCTCAACCTCACACATGATAACG agtggGGCAGCACTAAAACAGGTGAGCAGGATGGCCTCATACAGACAGCTCTGGACTCTGTTCTGAAGGTCCCACGCTATTTGCCTCAGGAGCAGAGATTCGACATCCGTGTCCTG GGTCTGGGTCTGCTGATAAATCTGGTGGAGTACAGTGCCAGAAACAGACACTGTCTGGTGGAGATGGACCTGGACTTTAGCTACATGATCAAGATGGAGGTACACGTGAAGTCGGAGAATGACGTGAAAACGGAAGGAGAGGAGGAGAGTAAGGCGGACGGACAAAAAACGAATCAAACCGAGTGCGAGAAGGGACCCGCGACAGTAAAGTCATCAAACGCGCTGGCTGCTCTAGTTCAG CTCTTTCTTGAACGGGAACAAGCAGCAGTGCTAGCTGAGGCACAGACCGATGACCTCATAAGTGAGGCGCCCAAATCTCAGGCAGACCAGAGTGGGGAGTGGAAAGAAACATCTGGAGAGATCCAGTGGGTGGCCTCGGAAACCAACGACACAAATgacaagaaagaggaggaggaagaggagcttGACCTCAATAAAG ctctgcaGCATGCTGGGAAACACATGGAGGACAGCATTGTGGCATCATACTCCGCTCTTCTTCTTGGGTGTTTATGTCAGGAGAGTCCG atgAATGTGAAAATCGTACGGGAAAACCTTCCCAAGGGAGATTTCTCTATCATGACTGAAATGCTGAAGAAATTCCTTAATTTCATGAACCTGACG TGTTCTGTCGGAACCACGGGACAGAAATCTATTTCACGGGTGATTGATTATTTGGAGCACTGTTAG